A region of Toxorhynchites rutilus septentrionalis strain SRP chromosome 1, ASM2978413v1, whole genome shotgun sequence DNA encodes the following proteins:
- the LOC129763156 gene encoding RNA-binding protein Pasilla isoform X4 encodes MLAQSFKLAIMMGVQNGKSSDVNMISCISQSNPQFNLQATGTTTTTTTTNGGSGVGMGGGDNYHFKTLVPSVAAGAIIGKGGETIASLQKDAGARVKMSKAHDFYPGTSERVCLISGTVEGILTVLDFIIDKIREKPDMTKALTEADAKQAAERDKQVKILVPNSTAGMIIGKAGAYIKQIKEESGSYVQISQKPKELTLQERCITIIGEKENNKIACKMILAKIVEDPSSGSCLNVSYADINGPVANFNPTGSPFAASQNPTFSSSTASLNSALGGAMPGASTAGLLVNGTGLNLSLNLGAPSPQTNPTVTTQLLEHIKGAMRQSGYSDTATSEVHAALAVLAKYGVLGIGVGLQNGTHTTPLSFLGVSELQQSSAAAAAATAATGVYGAVGQLNLDSYLHGAGTATPRTSLERYDATFDPFRHPGTQAATPMSINNNAFGLTSATALNAAAAAAQSMGSLSKSPTPAETNSNKEKNVEIPEVIVGAILGPAGRSLVEIQHLSGANIQISKKGIFAPGTRNRIVTITGGPNAINVAQYLIEQRIQEEEAKRACCQTSTASAGKTAGASAAAVTQ; translated from the exons CAACTGGAACCACCACAACAACGACCACAACCAATGGAGGGAGCGGCGTCGGTATGGGCGGTGGCGACAATTACCACTTTAAAACCCTCGTCCCATCGGTGGCCGCCGGTGCCATCATCGGAAAGGGTGGCGAAACCATCGCCTCCCTCCAGAAGGATGCCGGAGCGCGGGTGAAGATGTCCAAGGCACATGATTTCTATCCAG GAACATCCGAACGAGTCTGTCTCATTAGCGGCACAGTCGAAGGTATATTGACTGTGCTCGATTTTATCATTGATAAGATTCGCGAGAAACCCGACATGACCAAGGCGCTAACCGAAGCCGACGCCAAGCAGGCGGCTGAGCGCGACAAGCAGGTTAAGATCCTCGTGCCCAACTCGACGGCCGGTATGATCATCGGTAAGGCGGGAGCCTACATTAAACAGATCAAGGAGGAATCGGGCTCGTACGTACAGATCTCGCAAAAACCGAAAGAGCTCACACTGCAGGAACGCTGCATTACCATTATCGGCGAGAAGGAGAACAACAAGATTGCATGCAAGATGATCCTGGCGAAAATCGTCGAAGATCCCTCATCCGGCTCATGCTTGAACGTATCATACGCAGACATCAACGGACCGGTGGCCAATTTCAACCCCACTGGTTCGCCATTTGCCGCCTCACAGAATCCCACATTCAGCTCCAGTACCGCATCATTAAATTCCGCACTGGGTGGCGCAATGCCCGGGGCTTCCACGGCCGGTTTACTGGTCAACGGCACCGGACTGAATCTGTCATTAAATCTAGGTGCACCTTCACCACAAACTAATCCTACAGTTACCACACAATTGCTTGAACATATTAAG GGTGCCATGAGACAGTCCGGCTACTCGGACACCGCAACATCTGAGGTTCACGCAGCGCTAGCCGTCCTCGCCAAGTACGGAGTGCTGGGCATCGGTGTTGGCCTCCAGAACGGAACCCACACCACGCCACTGAGCTTCCTGGGTGTTTCTGAACTGCAACAGTCTTCAGCAGCGGCAGCTGCTGCCACTGCAGCCACCGGTGTGTACGGCGCTGTGGGACAGCTGAATCTGGACTCATACCTGCATGGCGCCGGCACCGCGACACCCCGCACCTCGCTTGAACGCTACGACGCTACCTTCGATCCGTTCCGACATCCGGGCACGCAAGCGGCCACACCGATGTCGATCAACAACAACGCCTTCGGGTTGACCAGTGCCACCGCACTGAATgcagccgccgccgccgcccaATCGATGGGTTCGCTTAGCAAGAGCCCAACACCGGCTGAAACGAACAGCAATAAGGAGAAGAACGTCGAGATCCCAGAGGTGATCGTTGGTGCTATCCTAG GTCCCGCCGgtcgcagcttggtcgaaatcCAGCACCTGTCCGGTGCCAACATCCAGATCTCGAAGAAGGGTATCTTCGCGCCAGGCACCCGCAACCGCATTGTCACCATCACCGGCGGCCCGAACGCGATCAACGTCGCCCAGTATCTGATCGAGCAGCGCATCCAGGAGGAGGAAGCGAAGCGGGCCTGCTGTCAAACGAGCACGGCGAGTGCTGGTAAAACCGCCGGTGCCAGCGCGGCCGCTGTTACGCAGTAA
- the LOC129763156 gene encoding RNA-binding protein Pasilla isoform X3, giving the protein MAADAAMDTTCPSPELGDSRKRPLDDGTDDGTSKRSHFSTNATGTTTTTTTTNGGSGVGMGGGDNYHFKTLVPSVAAGAIIGKGGETIASLQKDAGARVKMSKAHDFYPGTSERVCLISGTVEGILTVLDFIIDKIREKPDMTKALTEADAKQAAERDKQVKILVPNSTAGMIIGKAGAYIKQIKEESGSYVQISQKPKELTLQERCITIIGEKENNKIACKMILAKIVEDPSSGSCLNVSYADINGPVANFNPTGSPFAASQNPTFSSSTASLNSALGGAMPGASTAGLLVNGTGLNLSLNLGAPSPQTNPTVTTQLLEHIKGAMRQSGYSDTATSEVHAALAVLAKYGVLGIGVGLQNGTHTTPLSFLGVSELQQSSAAAAAATAATGVYGAVGQLNLDSYLHGAGTATPRTSLERYDATFDPFRHPGTQAATPMSINNNAFGLTSATALNAAAAAAQSMGSLSKSPTPAETNSNKEKNVEIPEVIVGAILGPAGRSLVEIQHLSGANIQISKKGIFAPGTRNRIVTITGGPNAINVAQYLIEQRIQEEEAKRACCQTSTASAGKTAGASAAAVTQ; this is encoded by the exons CAACTGGAACCACCACAACAACGACCACAACCAATGGAGGGAGCGGCGTCGGTATGGGCGGTGGCGACAATTACCACTTTAAAACCCTCGTCCCATCGGTGGCCGCCGGTGCCATCATCGGAAAGGGTGGCGAAACCATCGCCTCCCTCCAGAAGGATGCCGGAGCGCGGGTGAAGATGTCCAAGGCACATGATTTCTATCCAG GAACATCCGAACGAGTCTGTCTCATTAGCGGCACAGTCGAAGGTATATTGACTGTGCTCGATTTTATCATTGATAAGATTCGCGAGAAACCCGACATGACCAAGGCGCTAACCGAAGCCGACGCCAAGCAGGCGGCTGAGCGCGACAAGCAGGTTAAGATCCTCGTGCCCAACTCGACGGCCGGTATGATCATCGGTAAGGCGGGAGCCTACATTAAACAGATCAAGGAGGAATCGGGCTCGTACGTACAGATCTCGCAAAAACCGAAAGAGCTCACACTGCAGGAACGCTGCATTACCATTATCGGCGAGAAGGAGAACAACAAGATTGCATGCAAGATGATCCTGGCGAAAATCGTCGAAGATCCCTCATCCGGCTCATGCTTGAACGTATCATACGCAGACATCAACGGACCGGTGGCCAATTTCAACCCCACTGGTTCGCCATTTGCCGCCTCACAGAATCCCACATTCAGCTCCAGTACCGCATCATTAAATTCCGCACTGGGTGGCGCAATGCCCGGGGCTTCCACGGCCGGTTTACTGGTCAACGGCACCGGACTGAATCTGTCATTAAATCTAGGTGCACCTTCACCACAAACTAATCCTACAGTTACCACACAATTGCTTGAACATATTAAG GGTGCCATGAGACAGTCCGGCTACTCGGACACCGCAACATCTGAGGTTCACGCAGCGCTAGCCGTCCTCGCCAAGTACGGAGTGCTGGGCATCGGTGTTGGCCTCCAGAACGGAACCCACACCACGCCACTGAGCTTCCTGGGTGTTTCTGAACTGCAACAGTCTTCAGCAGCGGCAGCTGCTGCCACTGCAGCCACCGGTGTGTACGGCGCTGTGGGACAGCTGAATCTGGACTCATACCTGCATGGCGCCGGCACCGCGACACCCCGCACCTCGCTTGAACGCTACGACGCTACCTTCGATCCGTTCCGACATCCGGGCACGCAAGCGGCCACACCGATGTCGATCAACAACAACGCCTTCGGGTTGACCAGTGCCACCGCACTGAATgcagccgccgccgccgcccaATCGATGGGTTCGCTTAGCAAGAGCCCAACACCGGCTGAAACGAACAGCAATAAGGAGAAGAACGTCGAGATCCCAGAGGTGATCGTTGGTGCTATCCTAG GTCCCGCCGgtcgcagcttggtcgaaatcCAGCACCTGTCCGGTGCCAACATCCAGATCTCGAAGAAGGGTATCTTCGCGCCAGGCACCCGCAACCGCATTGTCACCATCACCGGCGGCCCGAACGCGATCAACGTCGCCCAGTATCTGATCGAGCAGCGCATCCAGGAGGAGGAAGCGAAGCGGGCCTGCTGTCAAACGAGCACGGCGAGTGCTGGTAAAACCGCCGGTGCCAGCGCGGCCGCTGTTACGCAGTAA